In Romeriopsis navalis LEGE 11480, the DNA window GACGATGCTAGGCCAAGGGGCCAAGCGGCGATAACGCTAGCAGTTTAGTTGTGGTGCTGAGCGCTGGGATCGCGTTGTTGCTTGAGTGCGTGAAGCTGCTGGAGAAGTGTTTCAGCGTCTTCATGCAGGCTGATTAGCTTAACTTGCTGGTCGGCTTGATAAACGGATTTTGCAATTTCGATACCGCGATTGGCACCGACTTGTTTCATCGAGGGGGAAATAGTTGTAGTCATTTGTACTTATTAAACTCACACCGCGACAACTATGGTACTGGAATTTTGACGAAAAACTGTATCCAGATGTTGCATTTTGACTGTTATTTCCCGAGTTGTGCAATTTAATTTTGGCAATTGCCGAATCAAGCTGCCCCTACAGTTGGGGAAGCCAATGCTCTACAATCGATTACTGAGAATTGACTGTAGGACAGGCAACCGACCGTGATTATCAATCCCCCAACTGCTGCGAATGCGCCCCGGTCTGGAACGGCGTGGCGTGGCTTGATCGAAGAATATCGCCGCTATCTCCCAGTGACGGACAGTACGCCGGTGGTGACGCTGCGGGAAGGGAATACGCCGCTGATTCCGGTGCCGACGATCGCTGCTGAGATTGGCAAGGGGGTGCGGGTATTTGTGAAATATGACGGTCTGAATCCCACGGGCAGCTTTAAGGATCGGGGCATGACCATGGCCGTGACCAAGGCGAAGGAAGCCGGGGGTGAGGCGGTAATCTGTGCCAGTACCGGCAATACGTCGGCGGCGGCCGCGGCCTATGCGCGCCGGGCGGGGATGCGGGCCTATGTCTTGATTCCAGATGGTTATGTGGCCTTGGGTAAGTTGGCTCAGGCGCTGATGTACGGTGCGGAAGTAATTGCGATTAAGGGCAACTTCGATCGGGCGCTGGAGCTGGTGAAGGAGTCGGCGGAGAAGTACCCAGTCACCTTGGTCAACTCCCTCAATCCCTTCCGGTTGCAAGGGCAGAAGACGGCGGCGTTTGAAGTCACGGATGGCCTGGGCAATGCTCCGGATTGGCTCTGTATTCCGGTAGGTAATGCCGGGAATATTACCGCTTACTGGATGGGCTTCAATGAGTATTACCAGGAAGGTCGTTGTACGAAGTTGCCCCGGATGATGGGCTTCCAGGCAGCGGGTTCGGCGCCGTTTGTCCAAGGTGGGATTGTTAAGGACCCGGAGACGATCGCCACGGCGATTCGAATTGGTAATCCGGCGAACTATGACAAGGCGCTGAAGGTGCGGGCGGAAAGCAATGGCGAATTTAACCCTGTCACCGATGAGGAAATTTTGGTCGCCTACCAAAAGCTGGCGGCGGAGGGGGTGTTCTGTGAACCGGCCAGTGCGGCATCGGTCGCCGGTCTGCTGAAGAAAAAAGATGCGGTGCCCTTTGGCGCAACGATCGTCTGTGTGCTCACTGGCAACGGTCTGAAGGATCCGGATACAGCGATTAAGCGTAGCGGTGACGACCAGTTTTATCAGGGAGTTGAGCCGGATATGGCATCGGTGGCGAAGCTGATGGGATTTTAGGGACTTGATGTGAGTTGAGCAATTGTGGGGGGCGATCGGGGCTAGATCCGATCGCCCCCTTACCTGTACGCTAGTCGATTGTTGAATCGAGCGAAGGCACAGTTTTTCTATGGCACGTCTTGCCCTGTTAAGTGTTTCTGACAAGACCGGATTGGTTGAGTTTGCGACGCAGTTGATTAATGATTTTGGGTTTGAAATTGTTAGCAGTGGGGGCACGGCGCAGAAGCTCAAAGATGCTGGCCTCAAGGTGATGAAGGTTTCGGACTATACGGGGTCGCCGGAGATCCTCGGGGGCCGGGTGAAAACGTTGCACCCGAAGATTCATGGTGGAATCTTGGCCCGGCG includes these proteins:
- the thrC gene encoding threonine synthase, whose protein sequence is MIINPPTAANAPRSGTAWRGLIEEYRRYLPVTDSTPVVTLREGNTPLIPVPTIAAEIGKGVRVFVKYDGLNPTGSFKDRGMTMAVTKAKEAGGEAVICASTGNTSAAAAAYARRAGMRAYVLIPDGYVALGKLAQALMYGAEVIAIKGNFDRALELVKESAEKYPVTLVNSLNPFRLQGQKTAAFEVTDGLGNAPDWLCIPVGNAGNITAYWMGFNEYYQEGRCTKLPRMMGFQAAGSAPFVQGGIVKDPETIATAIRIGNPANYDKALKVRAESNGEFNPVTDEEILVAYQKLAAEGVFCEPASAASVAGLLKKKDAVPFGATIVCVLTGNGLKDPDTAIKRSGDDQFYQGVEPDMASVAKLMGF